Part of the Microtus ochrogaster isolate Prairie Vole_2 unplaced genomic scaffold, MicOch1.0 UNK77, whole genome shotgun sequence genome is shown below.
ttgccatttttactatgttggcCCTACCTATCCTGCCTATTCAAGAGCATGGAAGctctttccattttatgataCCGTCTTCAATATCTCTCTTCAGaaacttgaagttcttgtcatatagctATTTCACTTTGTTAgttagagttacttcaagatatattatgttatttgtggctattgtaaagggtgtgtttccatgatttctttttcatcctgttgatcatttgtgtataggaaggcgacagaatatttttttcagttgatcttttatcctgccacattgctgaagttgtttatcagctgtaggagttcaaTGTTAGAACTTTTGGGGTCCCTTATGTATGctaccatatcatctgcaaatagcaaaagtttgaatTCTTACTATCCAATTTGTATCTCTCTgatctttttcttgtcttattgctctagctagaacttcaagtaccaTATTAAATATAGTATATATGAAAAAAGTGGACAGTCtagtcttgctcctgattttgaATCACTTTGAGCTTCTCTcattttagtttgatgttgactgtcaaGTTGTATATGCCccttattatgtttaagtatgtttcttgtattcctaatctctccaaaTCCTTTATCATGcaggagtgttggattttgttgaagtatttttcagcatctaatgagatgaccatgcgattttttttctttcagtttgtttatatggtagattaccttgacagaattttatattttgaaccatccctgcatctatggggtgaagcctacttgatcatggtggatttttttgatgtattcttggattcagtttgccactATTCATTGAGTCTTTTGTGTCAATATTCATGagagagattggtctgtaattctctttctttgttcattctttgtgtggtttggatatcaggttTGGAACTGTAGTCTCATAAACAACTTttgaaatgttccttctgtttctattgtgtggaacaatttgaggagcattggtattaattatttgaaattttggtaAAATTCTGCAATGAAATCTTCTGGCCctagactttttgttgttgttgttgttgttgtttgggagaATTTTTAATAATTGCTTCTATCCCTTAGGTCTATTTCagttgtttatctggtcttgatccAACTTGGGTAAACTGTACCTATccaaaaaattgtccatttcttttagttttgccATATTTGTGGAGTGTacgtttttgaagtatgacccccagctaagattcctagcaatattggagaggatgcctgaactgggctaactctgtaatcagattgattatCACCCTAATTTCAACATAAAACCTGTAGGGGAAggccagccaatcaccttgcttgaagggcggGATCCCCTTaggctaatatttacttataaattttgcgggtgtgctccccgccttcccttctgttttcctgctctCCACTGGAACCTTGGTTTTATAAGTCctccccttattaaagctgaatattttataataaattctatCTGCCGTTCTTTTACACTGCAAcaaaaaccttcatccagtaactgatggagcagatgcagaaatccacagctgagcactgggccaatttcctggagtccagttgaagagagagagtACAGattatatgaacaaaggggtcaagttcatgatggggaaacccacagagacagctgacctgagcaagtaggagctcactgattctgggCTGAttgctggggaacctgcataggaccaaactagatcctctgaatgtgggtgacagttctatgGCCCGGGCATTCTGTACGGCCACTGAAAGTGGGACCAGGAGTTACTTCCCAGTGCATGAATtggatttttggagcccattccctatggaggcaTTCCTTGCTCATCTTTGATACAGGGGAGAGGCCTTGGTCCTCCCTCAACTTGATACACCAGATTTTGTTGGCTCCCCatgaggagtgggtggaggatGAAGGGatgaagtgggaggggagggggagaaaggaaaggagtgggaactgtggttggtatgtataATTTACAaaaacctttaaataaaaatttcaaaatgattgtaatgtaaatatctgatacacaggatatctgatatgtgacccccaaaaaTGTGACCCATGGGCTGTATACCACTGCTCAACAGAATTTAAAGAAGTTATATTCACCTTCATACTGTTTGGTTTTACAAATGATAAAATAGGCTTCTTTTCTCATTGTGAATGTAGcattcaaaaaaataagaaatgaatgcttcatttttattaaagtatgttctttacaatttttaaatgaaaatacagtcAAATCACTTTCCTGCCTCAAGTCCTCCCGTGTCTGCTCCCACCAACACCATGTATGTACccctcactccctctcaaattggTAGCCTTCTCTCCTTGACTATtgtttcacacatacacacaatcacacacatacatgcacatacacacacatagacacacatacatgtgcacacacatgcacacacacaaatgcatgcatgcatgcacaaagatGGAAAGCTTGCATAAGCAAACATTGTCTTTCCCAAAGATCTCCAGTCTTCCTGTTCAGGGTTAATGTGTTTGCCAGCTTGTGCAGTATCATGTGTCTTGTATGCACTGCCCTGTGTATTTCAGCGTGTCTTTTGTGTTTCTGCATGAAAAGTTATAAAACTATTTCTTCAGACTTTTGGAATTTTCGAGTAGTCTTCACATCtacttaatattatattttaacaaacatGAGGATAATAAGATATTGTGAACACCAGGGAAATCGTAAGAAGCCACACAGGAGCAGGACTGTGGAGTAAATATCAGGTACAGACAAGTAAAGTCAATATTATGAAAATTGAGACTTGAGTCAGAAGAGGGGAAAGTGAAGCTGGGACAGAACGAACTTGTGAGGGGATCCATGCCTCCACTGTAGAGAATCTGAAGTTTTGTGCTTAGAGACCTTGTCACACACAGTCATGTCATTATCCCGAGTAAAATCCATCTTTCCCCACAATCCTGTCTCCATCACATACTGACTCTCCCGGGCCATTAGCGTAAGATGGGTGACAAATTGCATTGTGCACACATATGAAGATGTCATGATGAAAtcatcatttttatataattaatatacattaataaagAGTGAAGTTAAGATGATATCAGTGACTAAATTTCAATGGCTCTGCTAATCACTATGAGAGAAATGTCAGGGGCCCAGTGCTTAGAATGTCAAAAGAATCTTTGCTGCTCCTTCAAAGAACACTGAGCTAGAATTAAGGAGCAGAAAGGGAATATTTGGATCAAACATGGGACTCTATGCCATGCAGCTTCTATAGCATGTCACTATACACAGAGTTTGAATATCACTGCCTTATTCAAGAATTGATTCAGTCACTGCAGGTGAATGTGAGGAAATAATCCCTCAAATTTTAGACTAAAATGTCTGTGTAAGAATGTTCTGAATTGAAAATGATACTTGCATTGAGCCATTGTTAGAGATGTCCTCATGCCATGTCGATTTATTCATCCTTGATCTTTTCAAGGATGCACTGAAAGTTATGATGTAATTCAAGGGACCTCTGTGGGGATCTACTGTTCTCTGTTATAATGTGGGATGTACCAGCAGGCtacctgctataggctcaaactATGTGCTATCAGAGAGCCTGACCTAGACCACCGCCAGCCAGCCTAGATCCAGGCAAGCCCTCAAATCCAAATGATTCCAACTAAGATTAACAGAGCAAGTCCAGACTCAGACCTGACTACAGTCAAGACAAAGACGAGGAAGGTTCAAAAGACTCCCAGTATGCATATCTACGTAAGAAAATAGAAGCACATTATTTTCTACCATTTATTTGAAGATGACTGACGACTACAATTAACAAATGCAAACAGCAATGAAGATGTTCAGAACAACCCATTGCACCTTACATTTGACATTGCTCTGATATTTAAAGGTAGTATTAACAATTATCAAATTGTTCGCATTTACTACACATAactccttttggttttgtttgcttggttgtttttggttttgactttttttttttttttgagagagagggtttcactgtctatacctggctgtcctggaactcactctgtagatcaggcagagctcaaactcagagatccacctgcctctgcctcctgagtgctgggattaaagtgcaggGAACCACAGCTGACATTAGGGTAACTGTTTTTAATTGGCCATTGTTTGATTTCTCTTCTAGCTGTTCTGCAGTTGAAAGGACAGGTTGTTTATGAGGTGATACCTTCTGTCCAGCCTCTTTCTTAGAAGTGAGTGTACTTAAGACTACAGTTCTTACACAGGACGTCCTTCCTATGTGCATGGAAGAGATTTCAGaacttgagaaaatgaaaacaatacttAAATATGTTTTCGCTCACAGAACATTAATGTTCATGAGCAGATATTTAAAGGGTAGTGTTCTTACTATAGGGTAATGGAAGAAATTTGTAGGAAGGTCTGGAATGGTCTTAAAGatttgcatgtttttattttgtgtgttgaaGTGTATtcctacctacctacacacacacacacacacacacacacacacacacacacaccatgtgagCACATTGCCCTTGTAGTCCATAGAGGGTGTCAGAGCTCTAGGaagcttgagttacagatggttgttatctacctttttttttaattttttttttactggaaattgaaccagaCCCTCTGGAAGAATGGCCAGTGATCTTAATCCCTGAAGCATCCCTTCAGTCCAGCACTTGaaatttttcagaagaaaagcaaatgaagcCATTTCACACATATCTGAAAATTAAGGCCATTTAATAAATGATTTAGGTTTGGACACTGTGGCTTGGCATTgaaacaaacagacatacatCATAAACTGTATATTTCACAAAAAGTTGCAAACAGAAACTGCATGTTTGTTTCCCGGGTgcacagacctgaataatcacacagaaattatattaattacaacactgtttggccaacagctcaggcatatttctagatagctcttacatcttaaattaacccatttctattatttatttatttatttatttatttatttatttatttatttattaaagacttctgtctcttccccgccaccgcctcccatttccctcccccttccccaatcaagtccccctcccttgtcagtccaaagagcaatcagggttccctgccctgtgggaagtccaaggaccacccacctccatccaggtccagtaaggtgggcatccaaactgcctaggctcccacaatgccagtacatgcagtaggatcaaaaacccattgccattgttcttgagttctcagcagtcctcagtgtccgctatgttcagggagtccggttttatcccaggctttttcagacccaggtcagctggccttggtgagttcccgatagaacatccccattgtctcagtgtgtgggtgcacccctcgcagtcctgagttccttgctcgtgctctctctcctgctcctgatttggaccttgagatttctgtccagtgttGAGAAAGAGACCCATTtctgtaattttgtattttaccacgaggcttgtggtttgttacctcttgcttctaaggcagctatatggtgtctctcggactgtgctctctctctctctctctctctctctctctctctctctctctctctctctctctttctctctctcccttccactcTGGCTATATTCAGCCCTGCCATCGGTCagagcaactttattcattaaccaataaaaacaacacatatacagaaggatatcccacatcataaAGTATATTACTGTGATTTTAATGTatgattaaatatttacatatagaaGATCTTATCTGACTTGGAAACCACCTTAAGACAATTGATGTTGCAAATTTATATTCCTGTACAAAAGGTTTTAGGAACAATGAAGCTACCTTAGAAAAAGAGTGAGGATGCTAACAAAGGGGTGAGCACAGCTGGAAAGTACATCAACATGTCATTAGAACAGGTATCATGAGGCCAATGGTACCAGTACACaccaatgtatattttatatgaatattttgctacTATTGTATACCAAGGAATACAATGGGCTTTATGAACACAAAATTGAACATAGACACAGCAACCTAATCAGTATTAGGCTCTTacacaaatataaaagtaataacaTCGAAGTCTACACTGTAAGAAATATTAAGGCAGCAATATAGAAAGGTGAACAGAAAAGTGGTAAAAACCAGTCACAGAATCTCTTCTATAGTAAAATCATATCAAAGACCTCATCAAGTTCAGTTTATTCCAAAGTACCAGCACAACTCATGGCTATGTAAAATAGATGAGAATCTACAGGTGGCCTCTGATATGATACATGatacaacagagaagaaaaagcttGCTAACAAATCTACAGAGGAGTAAGGTcatcaaaagaaatcaaaaccctAGGGGAAAAAttgaaagaggaaatgagctgGAATTATTTGATTGGAGTTGTGATACCTGTATTCGCTGCCCAGACATTATGCACTTTGTGATGAATGTCTCCTTTATGGCTTCCTTCTAAAGAGTCTTCTGAGAGCTCCCATCAGATCCTTATTCCTCAGACTGTAGATGAAAGGGTTCAGCATGGGGGTGACCACACTGTACATCACAGATGCTCGTGCAGTTGACTGTGAGTTTTGGGTAACAAAAGAACTAAAGTACACACCCAAGAGTGTAGAATAGAACAATGAAACAACTGAGAGATGAGAAGCACAGGTGACAAATGCTTTGTACTTCCCCTGTGCTGATGAGATTGCACGGATGGAGGAAACTATCTTAGAATAAGAGTAAAGGATGCCAGCCAGAGGACCACCACCCACAAGTACAGCTCCAAAGAACATCACCATGTCATTAGGGAACGTGTCATTACAGGCAAGTTGAACCAGTTGATAAAGTTCACAAACAAAGTGGGGAATATTCAAGTCAGTACAGAAAGACAGCCGCAATGCCATTGAACTCTgtagcaaggaattcaagactgTTGTGATCCAGGACCCAAGAACCAACAACCCACAGAGATTGCGATTCATGATGACTGTATAGTGCAGAGGGTGACAGATTGCCACGTAtcggtcataggccatcacagCGAGAAGAAAGTTGTCCAAAACTCCAAACAGTATGAAAAAGTACACCTGAGCAATACAGCCTTCATATATAATCCCCTTGTTCTGTGTCTGAATATTCACTAGCATCTTTGGGATGCTAACAGAGGTAAAACAAATGTCAGCAAAGGACAGGTTagagaggaaaaagtacatgggcGTGTGTAGACTGGAATCTGTAACTGTGGCAATGATAATGAGCAGGTTCCCAAGCAGAGTGGCCAGGTACATGAACAAAAACAGTCCAAAAAGGAATGGTTGCCATAGCGGATCCTCTGAAATTCCCAGGAGAATAAATTTCAAAGTTTGTGTGTCATTTTTCAACTCCATATAGCTAgtataacaacaaaaagaaaagtaacctGATGGAATTACATTATTATCTATAACACTATGCAATGTTAAACAGAAAAACTATAGTTTGTACTATAGTACTCATAAGGTAGCTCCTGTTTTGTGTCCGAGTGTGGATCTTTTTGGGGCAGTCTCTGGTATAATTCACTTGCAACTGCTCTCTTACTCTAAGCCTGTACCCAAGAAGACTTGTAATACAAATGTTTCCGAATGATGTTATAGTTGGGAAATACACTTTAATATGGGTCATACTCCACTTATACCCTTGAGAGTATATTTTACCATGATCATTTTCTACCCAGtgattaattaaatataatgcaTTGGCTTCATGAGCAAAGACagatacagattttatttttaaaaatgtctccaAGGATAATATTGTCTAATTAGCTCAAGTGGttcctgagagacagaaaggaagaaaagctttctTGATTCTGACTGCACTTCAAACCCAGTAATATCCCTCGAGACATCACAAGAACAATAAACCATCAAAGTGAAGTACTCAGAAGAAAACCTGTTTCATCACTTTGGTGCTCACATCCACACAGACTGAGCTTCCATTTGGTCATAAAATGCAAAGGGAAGAGAACAGCACATGTAAAGtctaaggatttttttcttgctattttcaaggttaatttaaattttaacttacaCATAATAATTGAATCTGTTgaattatacaatatatttatagTGCTATATACATCTATAAATGACACAATAACCAAGTCTAGATAATCTCTATGTCTACCACCACGAATTCCTGTGTTTCAAGCACTCCAAATATTCTCCTCTACATACTGTGAAGTTTATGGCACTTAGCTACAGTCATTGCGGTGCTCTAAGTAGGGCACAATCTCCTTCATGTCTCGATGTGACCTCCTGTCTTACTATTCACGTTTCCATCTCCCTCAGTTCTTATTTGTTGGCCTCTGAAAATTCTGATCTACTCAATTTTGTGATAAAAATGTCCTAGGATTCACAGGGAAACATCAGTGTGTCTAGTTCTGTGGCATGCACCAGatatagaaagacaaataccaatAATTTAGCAAGTGAACAAAGCAGTTAGACATCCATCATCCCATAGAGTATATTTTCTGTCTTACTCTGGGTTTTCAAAATTTATCTGTTTGAATAAATAGCACAGGAGCACTGTAATTGTGGCTGCTATCTTAAATTCTATGAACAAATGCTGttatatttactatattatattaaGTCCTGTACCTCCCAGCACTGCTCTACCTTTTACACTAAACAAAGTACGGGATGTGCATGTTCCCTGAGGACATTGAACTCTATGCGCATTTACTACAGTCTACTTTGTCTTTAATTAAAGATTCAAATGAGAAGTATTCTGTTTTATTCTCATTTCAATATTCACAGTTGGCCAAACACGTTTACATTATTTGGTGtaagggtttttaaaaaagatattatgTAACAAAAATAGTGGCAGAAAAATAATGTCAGATTTAACTAATTCATGTTAAAACATTTggattaaacaaattaaacagaaaatcaaCAAATGTTTCCAAGAGAAATTCATAACTTAATTGGAAGTGacctaataataaataaatactataatGTTTCTTTAACATTGTGATACATAATACATACTCAGTAGCTGTTTTAATTAATTGGAAATTGAGTCTCAGTACATTTAGAAATATAACACATGCTAATGAGTTATTTAAACTCAGCTATATAGCctatcttttcaatttttaaaaattataaaaatatcactttgtttcttgtttttcctccttctaatccttcccatgtcttctctgtctcttcctcccagaattatagcttttttctttgtcattatttcacacacacacacacacacacacacacacacacacacacacacacacacatatatatatatatatagagagagagagagagagagagaggagagagagagagagaggtaatgATATCcatatatagatagatgtataaatacaacctgctgaggcTGTTTAGTGTTGCCTGTAGTCATGTGATTTCAATAGGGAATGCTTGTTATagaaacttaaatatttaaataaaacttaaatatatgGCTATCAGTCTAGAGTAAGATGATACCAGTCCTCTAGCTAACATACTACAAAAGgtcaaaacaaaaactgtgtgAAAACAACCCATACATTTTGaaagaacacttttaaaaaaaaaacctacatataGATTTGAGGAACAAAATTATGTACAATGCTGCAAAAACTCGTTAgtatggatggaggtgggcggtccttggacttcccacaggtcagggaaccctgattgctcttcaagctgatgagggagagggacttgatcgggggagggggagggaaatgggaggtggtggcggggaggaggcagaaatccttaataaataaataaattttaaaaaaaagaaaaaataaagttacattaaaaaaaactcgTTAGTATGAAGAGAGAACCatttaatgaaacagaaaaagcCAAAAGTAAAAACTACTTGGGAAGACTCATGGCATAAGTTTAGTATAAGCTAATCAAACTGATGTTTCATCTCAGAAAGAAGGAGCATCCTCATTTCACTGTGTTCCTCCACAGTTCATAGGATGCTTCTCTATCCAGCAAATTGACTATAAATGGAGGTTTCGCTTGAAGAAAACTTGCTTCTTCGGATGATTGCATCAGTGGATTAATCAGACAAGTTTTAACTGGCTGTTGACAACTGCAGCCTCCTGGATAAGTCACTCTACGTGGCCTTGCTTTTGatctctgtctcatttctgtcACAACTGATGAGACCTCAGACTCACCTGGATAGGGCTTCTGAATGAAAAGACAGTGATTAGAAATGTAATTTTCTCCCTGATGGCTGAAAATAAGAACTGGAGATAATTTTACTATGGCAGGCAGGGGTCATGTATTAATTTCCAAATTAGGTGAATAtgctaaagaaaacagaaatgctcTGTCCACAGCAAGGTTGAAATGTGGAGGCAAAGGTTGGGGAGATATTTAAAATTCTCTGTACCTGCATATTATATACACCATTCCCTCTTGCCATCTCCAATCctgattacatcattttcctaGGGGACTTTGCTCTTCTTAGAAATAAGTTTTTCTTGTGGAGTCTCTGTTCCCAAGACACCTGATTAAGTGTCATGTGAATCAGACTTGATTTATCCATCTCTATGTGCTTGTCTACCTTCCAAAATATAACCTACTAAGACCATGACATTACTTTGGCCAAATGTTTGCTTCatgtttcttttgtctctcttctGATGAATGTATCCTGGAATGAATAGGTCTCATGAGTCCTTCAAAGCCTTGACTTTGTTTGGGTATACAACTGTTAATATATCCatgaattttattattcttttctaaaacaaaggaGTGACTCATAATTTTTTGACCAAGTTATGATCACAAAAGTCCTTGACCTTATTGTCCCCATTACAAAACAATTCCAATATTATAATAGTCTGGAGGAGGAAACACTCAGCCTTTTTCATTATAGTCACAAAGCTAAAACAAGTGAGGAGTGTGGCATGGAAATTAATGGGATGGAAACTATTATCCTTCAAATCAATCAAGACATTCACAATATTCAGAAACACAAGAAATTTATCACCCTTAAATCGTCActgctgaaaatatttaaagaaatcttACACAACTATGAAGACTAACATTACATTCATGGAACTAAATGAAATCACAGTATGTCAAAGTTCTACTGATTCAATTTACCATTTAAGAGAGCCAGATTTTAGATTTGTTGACTCTTTGTATTATCTTCACTTGTATTTCCTGACTTTTCcatattatttttgctttttcttctagtCTACTgtatttggatttggtttgttattctttttccaaattcttgagttgcatcattaagttatttatttgtgtcaatattttttaataatggaACAACCTGTTATGCTTCCCTCTCAGTGCTGTTTTTGTGCCCCAgaggttttctattttttccttttatcattgcatattaattgtacaaaatgagttgtttttacatttccatacatgaatacaatgtatttttattgtattcaCTTCTGTGACTCTTTCCTACCCCTCActcttcttttcatctttcccGGCACACCCCATtgcattttcatgtattttcctCATCTTAAAGAAAACATAGGATACAAGTCTTTATGGGTCTTAGTTCACTTAACACAGTGACCTCCAGTTCTACCCATTTTCATGCAAGCAACACATATTCAATCTTAGCTGTGGCGGAGACTTTATTTAATTGTGTTATATGAGCCCAGAGGTTTTCTTGTGctggtttcattttattttagttccaggaatctttatatttctctctatatttcttctATGACTTATTCATCATCATGTTCTTCAATATTTATGAGTTTGTTTGATTACTAGGGAT
Proteins encoded:
- the LOC101986067 gene encoding olfactory receptor 19-like, with protein sequence MELKNDTQTLKFILLGISEDPLWQPFLFGLFLFMYLATLLGNLLIIIATVTDSSLHTPMYFFLSNLSFADICFTSVSIPKMLVNIQTQNKGIIYEGCIAQVYFFILFGVLDNFLLAVMAYDRYVAICHPLHYTVIMNRNLCGLLVLGSWITTVLNSLLQSSMALRLSFCTDLNIPHFVCELYQLVQLACNDTFPNDMVMFFGAVLVGGGPLAGILYSYSKIVSSIRAISSAQGKYKAFVTCASHLSVVSLFYSTLLGVYFSSFVTQNSQSTARASVMYSVVTPMLNPFIYSLRNKDLMGALRRLFRRKP